Proteins from a genomic interval of Equus quagga isolate Etosha38 chromosome 11, UCLA_HA_Equagga_1.0, whole genome shotgun sequence:
- the SIRT7 gene encoding NAD-dependent protein deacetylase sirtuin-7, with amino-acid sequence MAAGGLSRSERKAAERVRRLREEQQRERLRQVSRILRKAAAERSAEEGRLLAESEDLVTELQGRSRRREGLKRRQEEVCDDPEELRRKVRELAGAVRNAKYLVVYTGAGISTAASIPDYRGPNGVWTLLQKGRSVSAADLSEAEPTLTHMSIARLHEQKLVQHVVSQNCDGLHLRSGLPRTAISELHGNMYIEVCTACTPNREYVRVFDVTERTALHRHQTGRACHKCGAQLRDTIVHFGERGTLGQPLNWEAATQAASKADTILCLGSSLKVLKKYPRLWCMTKPPSRRPKLYIVNLQWTPKDDWAALKLHGKCDDVMQLLMDELGLEIPPYSRWQDPIFSLATPLRAGEEGSHSRKSLCRSREEPPPGDRGSPLSSAPVLGGWFGRGCAKRTKRKKVL; translated from the exons ATGGCAGCCGGGGGTCTGAGCCGCTCGGAGCGCAAGGCTGCGGAGCGGGTCCGGAGGCTGCGGGAGGAGCAGCAGCGGGAGCGCCTCCGCCAG GTGTCGCGCATCCTGAGGAAGGCGGCGGCCGAGCGCAGCGCCGAGGAGGGCCGGCTCCTGGCCGAGAGCGAGGACCTGGTGACCGAGCTGCAGGGCCGGAGCAGGCGGCGCGAGGGCCTGAAGCGGCGGCAGGAGGAG GTGTGCGACGACCCGGAGGAGCTGCGGAGGAAGGTCCGGGAGCTGGCGGGTGCCGTCCGCAACGCCAAGTACCTGGTCGTCTACACGGGCGCGGGGATCAGCACG GCAGCCTCTATCCCAGATTACCGGGGCCCTAATGGAGTGTGGACGCTGCTTCAGAAAGGGAGGAGTGTTAG TGCTGCCGACCTGAGTGAGGCTGAGCCAACCCTCACACACATGAGCATTGCCCGCTTACATGAGCAGAAGCTG GTGCAGCACGTGGTGTCTCAGAACTGCGACGGGCTCCACCTGCGGAGCGGGCTGCCTCGCACGGCCATCTCTGAGCTCCACGGGAACATGTACATTGAA GTCTGCACAGCCTGCACTCCCAATAGGGAGTACGTGCGGGTGTTCGATGTAACGGAGCGCACTGCCCTGCACCGACACCAGACAGGCCGGGCCTGCCACAAGTGTGGGGCTCAGCTCCGGGACACCATCGTGCACTTTGGGGAGAGGGGGACGCTGGGGCAGCCTCTAAACTGGGAGGCGGCCACCCAGGCTGCCAGCAAAGCAGACACAATCCTGTGTTTAGGCTCCAGCTTAAAG GTGCTAAAGAAGTATCCACGCCTCTGGTGCATGACCAAGCCTCCCAGCCGGCGGCCCAAGCTCTACATTGTGAACTTGCAG TGGACCCCAAAGGATGACTGGGCTGCCCTGAAGCTCCACGGAAAGTGTGATGACGTCATGCAGCTCCTCATGGATGAGCTGGGCCTGGAGATCCCCCCGTACAGCAG GTGGCAGGACCCCATCTTTTCCCTGGCGACTCCCCTGCGTGCAGGCGAAGAAGGCAGCCACAGTCGGAAGTCGTTGTGCAGAAGCCGGGAAGAGCCTCCGCCTGGGGACCGGGGCTCACCGCTTAGCTCAGCCCCGGTCCTAGGCGGCTGGTTCGGCAGGGGCTGCGCCAAAcgcacaaaaaggaagaaagtactGTGA